GTGGACGGTGGAGCACTTCCACACCTTTGTACGTGGCCTGCGGCTTCTTGACCCCGGCATCTTTGGCTAGCCCTGCCCTAGAACCGGACACCTGAGATCCAGCTTCATCCCTTCTCCATCCTCTACTCAACGCTGTCCACCGGGAGTCTTGGACGGCTACCTGCCTGGGTCTCCCCCATGCTGTAGCTTTCCCCGTTGTCCAGAGGGAAATAGAGTCAGGGAACCGGCGCCGTACAGGATGGCCTCATCACAAAAGGCAGTTTCGTGCCACCCTGTCTCCAAAAGGGGGTTTCAAGTCTCCCCCTAAGCCAAGTGGACTTCTCGCGCTTCACCTGTAGGACTTCAGCTTGGTCTCTTCCTCGtaggtccctcttctctcccaCCTAGTGCTTTCCTCCTCCAGCCCCAACATACTATACCTCAAGTGTTAGGGGGAATGGCCCCTCCTGGTTGTTCTGTCCAATAAAAAGTCACTCCTCCCACTACAGTTTGTTTATTTTAGccagcggcgggggcgggggctgccTCAGCCCCTTAGAACAAAAACCCCACAGGCCGGTACCAAAAGGATATATTGCCCTAGGAGCTGcctaggaggggggggggtcaaggaaagagaggaagagtaGAAGTCTGTGACCAAGGCTATGGTGCCAAGACCCCTTTCCATCTCTGcagattcccccctttttttcctgtcttgCAAGGAAAATTCAGGAGGATCCCGCTACTTTGCTATTTCTTTGTCCCATTAAAAAAGACCAGGACTGCATTTTTGAGTTAAATTATAGTGTTAATCTTCACAGTTACTCGGCCCTAACAAGTCCTAATACTCTAGCACCACCTGGGGGTAGGACTTCTCTAGTGCAGAGATGCTAACAGAGATGTTCAACCAAGGCCTACCAGAGTGGAGAGCTCTTGATTGCCAACTGGATAACTTTGCGGCTCTTGACGCGCTCTAGGAGCGGAGAGACCATACCAGGAGCGAGCCACCTCCCCAGGTCAGCTATAGGAACCAAATCCAATCCAGCAGCCCCTGTGGGGTTCAACCATCTTCCTCCTGCAGTCTCCTTGGAATTATAGAAATAGGCCATTGTCAACAGATTACTGGTCAGCTTAATTCATCTCGGATGCCTATAAATTAACCAGGCCCGGCCTAGCAGACGGGGACTCCGAAGTAGATTTAAAGCAGAGCTGTCATCGTGGGAGTCACACAGTAAAGTCTCTTCGGTCGCAATAAATTACAGTTGCGGATTTACCATTTTCGGGTGAGCGTGGGTTGCGGAAGACCTCCTGAGCAGCGAAGCGAGAGGAGAGAGGTGATGGAACCACCAGCTGCCATGTTATGGGACGCGGCGAGAGGCGCTGACGACCTTCCCTACGCAGCGAAAGATGCCTCAGGCAGCTCCGTTGCAGTCCCAGGTGAGCAcctgggagaggagagggaagggcCCAGCCCGGCCAACGTGAGCCCCTCCGCGTCTCTCGTGGTCAGAGAGGAGCCACGGAAATCAGGTTGACACCTGGCACTTCCGGCTGCCATCGGTGTCACCGCTGGCCCGTCCAGCCGGCGTAAGCGCTGCGCAGCTGGTCCCAGAAGAGCAGGCTGAGGATGGTGTGGGGCCCGATCCGAAAGTAGGAGGCCCCCAGTCCCTTGTAGATCCCCAGGAAGCCCTCCTTGCGGATTATTTTAGCGAGGCAGTCGAGAAGACCCTTATACATCAAGCCCTGCAAGAGAAGGGGGGAtaaagtcattttttttaaacttagcaAGGCAGTGCTAAGTTTCTTCTTATGAACACACAGTggcacccagtgagtttcatggcccaGTGAAGAAGTCAGGTCTAGGCAAGCAATGTAGCCAGTATACTGCACAGTCTCTCAACCGGGGAGAAGGGCTTCATGTCTCTATCCCCAGCCAGACACAGCTACAGCTCTGTGCTCACCTGACCCTCGGGCCCCACAGGTTGGTTGTAGAGACGGGTGCTGGCCACATCAAAGGGCGTCATGGCGATCGCTATGGTGCAGCTGCTGGTCATCCCGGCGCTCAGGGCAACCAGCCAGCTGCCTTCAGGAAAGATCTGGTGGTGAAGGAAGGAAGTGGAGTTAGCAAGACAGAAGGAAAAagtcaagtttctagccctcctgaattaaaaaaaaaagtcaagtttCTAGCCCGTTCCACGTTCCACTGGTACCCCAGCCCCAAATAAATCAACACGCCTCCGTGGAGGACCTCTCTCTGTGATGCACCAATAGGGCAGCCAGAGACCACACCTATTAGGACTGAAACACACGCATAGACAGCCTACCCTAAGATTCAGAATGGAGTTGTGACAGCTGCggcgcttcctccccccccccccaaaaaaagaaaacaacagccGTCTCGGCAGACATTCATAGACTTTACCCCAAGCTTCCCGATGAACTCCTTGGAAGAGGTGAAAGTAGTCAGCTGCGTGGCAGATCCCACCATGACTCGGGGGACGGCGGAGAGGGCCCCCCGCCAGAGCCCCGCCAGGCCGTGTTCTCTGTGGATCATCACCAGAGCCTGGAACATCCCCTAGGTCCcgaggaaaaagggggggaaggggagttaATAACtttactaggagccccgtggcgcagagtggtaagctgcagtactgcagtccaagctctgttcatgaccggAGTTCAATCTCGATGGAAGtcggtagcgggctcaaggttgactcagccttccatccttccaaggtcggtaaaatgaggacccagcttgctgggggtaaagggaagtcgactggggaaggcactggcaaaccaccccgtaaaacaaaagtctg
This genomic window from Euleptes europaea isolate rEulEur1 chromosome 18, rEulEur1.hap1, whole genome shotgun sequence contains:
- the SLC25A35 gene encoding solute carrier family 25 member 35 codes for the protein MDFLLSGVAACGACMFTNPLEVVKTRMQLQGELRAPGTYTRHYRNVFHAFYTIGRVDGLAALQRGLLPALVYQFSMNGIRLGSYGIAESAGYTRTPEGHVSPLRSTLAGALAGVMGAVTSSPIYLVKTHIQAQSAAEIAVGHQYQHQGMFQALVMIHREHGLAGLWRGALSAVPRVMVGSATQLTTFTSSKEFIGKLGIFPEGSWLVALSAGMTSSCTIAIAMTPFDVASTRLYNQPVGPEGQGLMYKGLLDCLAKIIRKEGFLGIYKGLGASYFRIGPHTILSLLFWDQLRSAYAGWTGQR